One segment of Hemibagrus wyckioides isolate EC202008001 linkage group LG05, SWU_Hwy_1.0, whole genome shotgun sequence DNA contains the following:
- the gpd1a gene encoding glycerol-3-phosphate dehydrogenase 1a has translation MAAPKKVCIVGSGNWGSAIAKIVGRNAGRSSKFDSTVKMWVFEELVDGRKLTEIINTEHENVKYLPGHRLPENVVAVADLVEAVGGADILLFVIPHQFISRVCDTIRGKIKQDALGLSLIKGVDEGPNGLKLISEVIREKLGISMSVLMGANIANEVADEKFCETTIGSKDKAHGALLKDLMQTDHFRVTVVEEADVVEICGALKNIVAVGAGFCDGLGFGDNTKAAVIRLGLMEMIAFAKLFCSAGPVSSETFLESCGVADLITTCYGGRNRRVAEAFAKTGRSLEELEKEMLNGQKLQGPATAAEVHVILKNKNLQEKFPLFRAVYEICYEGRPVSEFISLLQNHPAHL, from the exons ATGGCGGCTCCAAAGAAAGTGTGTATCGTCGGCTCAGGAAACTG gGGTTCTGCCATTGCTAAGATCGTCGGGCGGAACGCAGGGCGGAGCTCGAAGTTCGACTCTACAGTGAAGATGTGGGTGTTTGAGGAGCTGGTGGATGGCCGGAAACTCACAGAGATCATTAACACAGAGCACGAGAACGTTAAATACCTGCCAGGACACAGACTCCCGGAGAACGTG gtaGCGGTGGCGGATCTTGTCGAGGCTGTCGGCGGTGCAGATATCCTGCTCTTTGTGATCCCTCATCAGTTTATCAGCCGAGTGTGTGACACAATCCGAGGAAAGATTAAACAAGACGCTCTGGGACTGTCACTTATCAag ggggtggATGAGGGTCCTAATGGCCTGAAGCTGATCTCTGAGGTAATTCGGGAGAAGCTAGGCATTAGCATGAGTGTGCTAATGGGAGCCAACATCGCTAACGAAGTGGCAGATGAGAAATTCTGCGAGACCACCATCG gctCTAAAGACAAGGCCCACGGAGCGTTACTGAAGGACCTGATGCAGACGGACCACTTCCGGGTCACTGTAGTGGAGGAAGCGGACGTGGTGGAGATCTGCGGTGCTCTTAAG AACATCGTGGCGGTGGGCGCAGGGTTCTGTGACGGTTTGGGTTTCGGTGACAACACCAAGGCGGCTGTGATCAGACTCGGTCTGATGGAGATGATCGCCTTCGCGAAGCTCTTCTGCTCCGCCGGTCCCGTTTCCTCTGAAACCTTCCTGGAGAGCTGCGGTGTCGCCGATCTCATCACCACCTGCTATGGAGGACGCAACCGGCGCGTGGCTGAGGCCTTCGCCAAGACCGGAAGG tccctggaggagctggagaaggagatGTTGAATGGTCAGAAGCTGCAGGGTCCAGCTACAGCTGCTGAGGTCCATGTTATcctcaaaaacaaaaaccttcaGGAAAA ATTCCCGTTGTTTAGAGCGGTGTATGAGATCTGCTATGAGGGTCGTCCTGTTTCAGAGTTCATCAGTTTGTTACAGAATCATCCGGCTCATCTGTGA